Proteins encoded by one window of Apium graveolens cultivar Ventura unplaced genomic scaffold, ASM990537v1 ctg8498, whole genome shotgun sequence:
- the LOC141705055 gene encoding E3 ubiquitin-protein ligase DA2-like isoform X2 — MGNKLVGRRRQVVDDKYTKPQGLYQHKDVDHKKLRKLILDSKLAPCYPGLDDPSVSSNFDLEECPICFLYYPSLNRSRCCMKGICTECFLQMKTPNSARPTQCPFCKTSNYAVEYRGVKTKEEKGIEQIEEQRVIEAKIRMRQQELQDDEERMQKRQDVSSSSSIVRSGEVEYSADAEPSSALECAVEGEERVSSQHASPNLSIRQPLRLRQNRLENSLKVLINIFKRHTELNPKYFIVDKIGNHLVSLHVAVTWVGPTGQLF, encoded by the exons ATGGGTAATAAATTGGTGGGAAGAAGAAGACAAGTTGTGGATGATAAGTACACAAAGCCACAAGGTTTGTATCAACACAAAGATGTAGATCATAAGAAGCTTAGGAAACTTATTCTTGACTCTAAGCTTGCTCCTTGTTATCCTGGTCTTGATGATCCTTCTGTTTCTTCCAACTTTGATCTTGAAGAATGCCCCATTTGTTTCTTG TATTATCCGAGTCTTAATCGTTCGAGATGTTGCATGAAGGGCATATGCACTG AGTGCTTCTTGCAGATGAAAACTCCCAATTCAGCTCGTCCTACACA GTGCCCCTTTTGTAAGACCTCAAATTATGCTGTGGAGTATAGGGGCGTCAAGACGAAAGAGGAGAAAGGCATTGAGCAAATT GAAGAACAACGGGTTATCGAAGCAAAGATTAGGATGCGGCAACAGGAATTACAAGATGATGAGGAGAGGATGCAAAAACGACAGGATGTAAGTTCATCAAGCAGCATTGTCAGGTCAGGCGAGGTCGAGTATAGCGCAGACGCAG AGCCATCATCTGCTTTAGAATGTGCTGTAGAAGGTGAGGAAAGAGTTTCCTCTCAACACGCATCTCCAAATCTATCAATCAGACAGCCTCTACGCCTTAGGCAAAACAG GTTGGAAAACAGTCTCAAAGTGCTCATTAACATTTTCAAGAGGCACACAGAGTTAAATCCAAAGTATTTTATAGTCGATAAAATCGGTAACCATCTGGTGTCCTTACACGTGGCAGTGACATGGGTGGGACCTACAGGTCAGTTGTTTTAA